A single window of Sphingobacterium sp. ML3W DNA harbors:
- a CDS encoding DEAD/DEAH box helicase: MKLQELPIHPSLLANLEQSGLKNLTPIQEYAIPSILNKNDLIGISPTGTGKTEAFAIPILHHYLTQEYSLNEQTLILNPTRELAIQTQKRIDALTQGGPIKTISICGGQAYAKQIEGLAEYPAIIIATPGRLIDLFEQSKISFDLIKILVVDEFDQLLQLGFIKEINQILNLLPKNRQTLFFSATFPNDILRIANKVLKNPIKIEIEKDEKNDVIKEKVFYVDKANKKKLIKHLIASSTDEQILIFSRTKHAVDRIVQDLRREDIVVEALYGDKSQKTRMQILGAFQEKKIQILVATDVIARGIDIDSLPVIINYEVPDSGELYLHRIGRTGRNMITGKAYTFCDAEDNNKWIQLQLSLNKQIKIEDEHPYVLGWKQMISTSELKKLTRGKK, translated from the coding sequence ACCCCAGCCTTTTAGCTAATTTGGAGCAATCAGGATTAAAAAATCTAACTCCAATTCAAGAGTATGCCATTCCGAGTATTCTAAATAAAAATGACCTGATAGGCATCTCTCCAACAGGAACAGGGAAAACTGAAGCATTTGCTATTCCAATTTTACACCACTATTTAACACAGGAATACTCTCTTAATGAACAAACACTTATCCTGAACCCTACCCGTGAATTAGCAATTCAAACACAAAAGCGTATAGATGCGTTAACACAAGGTGGCCCAATAAAAACGATTTCAATTTGTGGTGGTCAGGCTTATGCCAAACAAATAGAGGGCCTAGCTGAATATCCAGCAATTATTATTGCTACACCTGGGCGCCTAATTGATTTGTTTGAACAAAGTAAAATATCATTTGATTTAATAAAAATACTAGTTGTCGATGAGTTTGACCAACTCCTACAATTAGGTTTCATAAAGGAGATAAATCAAATTCTAAATCTGTTACCAAAAAATAGACAGACTCTATTTTTCTCAGCAACATTCCCTAATGACATCTTACGCATTGCAAATAAAGTGCTTAAAAACCCAATTAAGATTGAAATAGAGAAGGATGAAAAAAATGACGTAATAAAAGAAAAGGTATTTTATGTTGACAAAGCCAATAAGAAGAAACTTATAAAACATTTAATAGCATCAAGTACAGATGAGCAAATACTCATTTTCAGCAGAACAAAGCATGCTGTTGATCGCATCGTTCAAGACTTAAGAAGAGAAGACATCGTCGTTGAAGCTTTGTATGGAGATAAATCACAAAAAACCAGGATGCAAATACTTGGTGCTTTTCAAGAAAAAAAAATTCAAATCCTTGTTGCTACAGACGTAATTGCTCGTGGAATTGATATTGATAGCCTTCCTGTCATTATCAATTATGAAGTTCCAGATAGCGGTGAACTTTATCTCCATAGAATTGGAAGGACGGGACGCAATATGATTACGGGTAAAGCCTATACTTTTTGCGATGCTGAGGATAATAATAAATGGATTCAACTGCAGTTATCTTTAAATAAACAAATAAAAATTGAGGACGAACATCCATATGTATTAGGCTGGAAGCAAATGATCTCAACCAGTGAATTGAAAAAATTGACGAGAGGAAAAAAATAA
- a CDS encoding DUF1080 domain-containing protein, with product MKLKNILPIGLLLIVGSCSTSRQSEKLNKDEWISLFNGKNLDNWTVKIHHHEVGVNFANTFRVHDRVIQVNYDGYEDFNDQFGHLYYDTPYSDYHLQMEYRFYGDLQKGAPSYTLRNSGVMFHSQDPRTMPKEQDWPISVEMQFLGGLSDGKPRPTGNMCSPGTEIVYKGKQLESHCIESTSKTYDGDQWVKAELIVHGDSLITHIINGDTVLQYSQPTIGGGVVNKYDPRIKIDGKKLKQGFIALQSEGQPVEFKNIYLKDLSKK from the coding sequence ATGAAATTAAAAAATATATTACCGATTGGCCTATTATTAATAGTAGGCTCCTGTTCAACGAGTCGACAATCAGAAAAATTAAACAAGGATGAATGGATCAGCTTATTTAATGGCAAAAATCTAGATAATTGGACCGTAAAAATTCATCATCATGAAGTAGGCGTAAACTTTGCCAATACCTTCCGAGTTCATGACAGGGTCATACAGGTTAACTATGATGGCTATGAAGACTTTAATGATCAGTTTGGACACCTTTACTACGACACTCCTTATTCGGACTATCACCTTCAAATGGAGTATCGTTTCTACGGTGATTTACAAAAAGGAGCTCCATCATATACATTAAGAAATAGTGGTGTGATGTTTCATTCACAGGATCCAAGAACGATGCCCAAAGAACAAGATTGGCCTATATCAGTTGAGATGCAATTTTTAGGTGGCTTAAGTGACGGAAAACCAAGACCTACAGGCAACATGTGCTCACCAGGCACAGAAATCGTTTATAAAGGAAAACAATTAGAATCGCACTGTATAGAATCCACTTCAAAAACCTACGACGGAGACCAATGGGTAAAGGCAGAACTGATTGTCCATGGCGATTCATTGATAACGCACATTATAAATGGAGACACAGTACTTCAATATAGCCAACCTACTATCGGCGGTGGAGTGGTAAATAAATATGATCCAAGAATCAAAATTGATGGAAAAAAATTAAAACAAGGTTTTATAGCCTTACAAAGTGAAGGCCAGCCTGTAGAGTTTAAAAATATTTATCTGAAAGATTTATCAAAAAAATAA
- a CDS encoding NUDIX domain-containing protein yields the protein MFPFNVRVYGILINDNDEVLISDEKTENVSFTKFPGGGLEYGEGLIDALKREYQEECNFDIEIISHIYTTDFYEKSSFNESQIISIYYLIKNSSPIEIRTTTEAFDFEGQEYEDGKAQSFRWVKIEYLEQKNLTFKTDQAAWDIFYKDRK from the coding sequence ATGTTTCCTTTTAATGTCAGAGTATACGGAATTTTGATTAATGATAATGACGAAGTACTCATTAGTGATGAGAAAACTGAAAATGTATCGTTCACAAAGTTTCCTGGAGGAGGTTTAGAATATGGAGAAGGATTAATTGATGCCTTGAAAAGAGAATATCAAGAAGAATGTAACTTTGATATTGAAATCATATCACATATTTATACTACCGATTTTTATGAAAAATCGAGTTTCAATGAAAGTCAAATTATTTCAATCTATTATTTGATAAAAAATAGCAGCCCTATTGAGATACGCACAACAACAGAAGCATTTGATTTTGAGGGTCAAGAATATGAGGATGGCAAAGCACAGTCATTTAGATGGGTAAAAATAGAATATTTAGAACAAAAAAATCTTACTTTTAAGACAGATCAAGCTGCTTGGGATATATTTTATAAGGATAGAAAATAA
- the rlmH gene encoding 23S rRNA (pseudouridine(1915)-N(3))-methyltransferase RlmH gives MKITLLCIGKTDDNYLIEGINKYLKRLKFYITFNLVVIPDVKNIKSLTQDQQKKKEAQLLQKLINPQDTVVLLDEFGKEYRSIDFSSYLEKHMIQSTQHLIFIIGGPYGFDDEIYERANQKISLSKMTFSHQMIRLFFVEQIYRAFSILKGEPYHHE, from the coding sequence ATGAAAATAACATTGTTGTGTATTGGGAAAACTGATGATAATTATTTGATTGAAGGAATTAATAAATATTTGAAACGACTAAAGTTCTATATCACCTTTAATTTGGTCGTTATTCCTGATGTAAAGAATATTAAAAGTTTGACACAAGATCAGCAAAAGAAAAAAGAAGCTCAACTCTTACAGAAATTGATTAATCCACAGGATACGGTTGTATTGTTGGATGAATTTGGTAAAGAATATCGCTCTATTGATTTTTCATCTTATTTGGAAAAGCATATGATTCAGAGTACGCAGCATCTCATATTTATTATAGGTGGCCCCTATGGTTTTGATGATGAGATTTATGAGCGGGCAAACCAAAAAATATCATTATCTAAAATGACTTTTTCGCATCAAATGATTAGGTTATTTTTTGTTGAGCAGATTTATCGCGCTTTTTCAATTTTGAAGGGTGAACCTTATCATCATGAATAA
- a CDS encoding DUF3078 domain-containing protein, giving the protein MKKTKLILLALSALCIGKGQAQEIQIDTAKNWTIHGENTFLINQSSFSNWAAGGVNSFAGNIVLNYDFNYKKEKWSWDNKVIAAYGQTFQKDVDWRKNDDRVSLSSLLGHEAKENWLYTFFLNFNTQFAKGYNYTTNNKELISEAFAPAYLSFGPGFAYKKSDNLKFNLSPAAARFVFVKNDSLATTYGLDQGKNSRFEFGASFDAYYKKQIMENVTFENILKLYSNYLDKPKNIDIDYTATLAMKVNKWISVNAGVQLIYDDNTKLPKIENGVQIGSKSDLQVKQILGAGITYKF; this is encoded by the coding sequence ATGAAGAAAACGAAACTAATTTTACTAGCCCTATCAGCATTATGTATAGGCAAGGGTCAGGCGCAAGAAATCCAAATTGATACAGCAAAAAACTGGACGATACATGGAGAAAACACTTTTTTAATAAATCAAAGCTCATTTTCCAATTGGGCCGCTGGAGGTGTAAATTCTTTTGCAGGTAATATCGTTTTAAATTACGATTTCAATTATAAAAAAGAAAAATGGTCGTGGGATAATAAAGTAATAGCTGCTTACGGTCAAACTTTTCAAAAAGATGTTGATTGGCGAAAAAATGATGACCGTGTATCCTTAAGTAGTTTACTAGGTCATGAAGCAAAAGAGAACTGGCTTTATACCTTTTTTCTCAATTTTAACACACAATTTGCAAAAGGTTATAATTACACTACGAATAATAAAGAACTCATATCAGAAGCATTTGCACCTGCTTACTTAAGTTTTGGTCCTGGTTTCGCATATAAAAAATCTGACAATTTAAAATTCAACTTATCACCAGCTGCAGCACGTTTCGTATTCGTTAAAAATGATAGTTTAGCAACTACCTATGGTTTAGATCAGGGTAAAAACTCGCGCTTTGAATTTGGTGCTTCTTTCGATGCATATTACAAGAAACAAATCATGGAAAATGTCACGTTCGAAAATATTTTAAAACTTTATTCCAACTACTTAGATAAGCCGAAGAATATTGACATTGACTATACAGCTACGCTAGCTATGAAAGTTAACAAATGGATTTCCGTTAATGCTGGAGTTCAATTAATATATGATGATAATACTAAACTTCCAAAAATAGAAAATGGCGTACAAATAGGCTCCAAATCAGATCTACAGGTAAAGCAAATACTTGGTGCGGGAATAACTTACAAGTTTTAA
- the rny gene encoding ribonuclease Y has product MDIAIYIILSLIVGIAIGRYLLALLFSKQTEEAQEKVKSIIKEADQEAEHLKKKKLLEAKEKFLQLKSEHEKEVSQRNNTISQKENTLRQKEQSVNQKLENLNREKVDLDITRKQLDKLVEINEKKSEEVELLKVQQIKQLEGIAGVTAEEAKNQLVDSLREEARSQAIIQIKDIVDEAKLTATKEAKKVVIQTIQRTATESAIENTVSIFNIENDEIKGRIIGREGRNIRALEAATGVEIIVDDTPEAIILSGFDPVRREIARLALHRLVTDGRIHPARIEEVVAKTRTQIEDEIVEIGERTAIDLGIHGLHPELIRMVGRMRYRSSYGQNLLQHSREVANFAATMAAELGLNVKHAKRAGLLHDIGKVPDDNPELPHAILGMQLAEKYKEHPDVCNAIGAHHDEIEMTAMISPIVQACDAISGARPGARREVVESYIKRLKELEDLALSYPGVEKTFAIQAGRELRVIVESERVSDAQAEILAADISNRIQTEMTYPGQIKVTVIREIRSVAYAK; this is encoded by the coding sequence ATGGACATCGCAATTTATATCATACTTTCTCTGATCGTTGGTATTGCAATTGGCCGTTATCTTTTAGCTCTTTTGTTTAGTAAACAAACAGAAGAAGCTCAAGAAAAGGTGAAAAGCATTATAAAAGAAGCAGATCAAGAGGCAGAACATTTAAAGAAGAAAAAACTTTTGGAAGCAAAAGAGAAGTTTCTACAGCTGAAATCAGAGCATGAAAAGGAAGTTAGTCAACGTAACAATACAATCAGCCAAAAGGAGAATACTTTACGTCAGAAAGAGCAATCTGTAAATCAAAAACTTGAAAATTTAAATCGTGAGAAAGTAGATTTAGACATAACGCGCAAGCAACTCGACAAACTTGTTGAAATAAATGAAAAAAAATCCGAAGAGGTCGAATTGCTAAAAGTACAACAAATCAAACAATTGGAAGGTATCGCTGGCGTAACTGCAGAAGAGGCTAAGAACCAATTGGTAGATTCTTTAAGAGAAGAAGCAAGATCACAGGCTATTATTCAAATAAAAGATATCGTCGACGAGGCTAAGTTAACAGCTACAAAGGAAGCTAAAAAAGTAGTTATCCAAACGATTCAACGTACTGCTACAGAATCTGCAATCGAAAATACAGTTTCTATCTTTAATATCGAAAACGATGAAATTAAAGGACGTATAATTGGTCGTGAAGGCCGTAATATTCGTGCCTTAGAGGCGGCTACTGGTGTGGAGATTATCGTTGATGATACACCTGAAGCTATTATTCTTTCAGGTTTCGACCCTGTTCGCCGTGAAATTGCACGTTTAGCGCTGCACCGTTTGGTAACAGATGGCCGTATTCACCCTGCACGTATCGAAGAGGTGGTAGCCAAGACTCGTACACAAATTGAAGATGAAATTGTTGAAATCGGTGAACGTACCGCTATTGATCTAGGCATTCATGGCTTGCACCCTGAGTTGATCCGTATGGTAGGACGTATGCGTTACCGTTCTTCTTATGGTCAGAATTTACTGCAACACTCGCGAGAGGTGGCTAATTTCGCAGCAACGATGGCAGCTGAATTAGGCTTAAATGTGAAGCATGCAAAACGTGCTGGTTTATTACATGATATTGGGAAAGTACCGGATGATAACCCCGAGTTACCACATGCTATTTTAGGTATGCAACTCGCAGAGAAATATAAGGAACATCCAGATGTCTGTAATGCTATTGGCGCTCATCACGATGAAATCGAAATGACAGCGATGATTTCTCCAATTGTACAAGCTTGTGATGCTATATCAGGAGCTCGTCCTGGAGCTCGTCGTGAGGTCGTTGAAAGTTATATTAAACGATTGAAAGAATTAGAAGATTTAGCATTATCTTATCCTGGCGTCGAAAAAACTTTTGCTATTCAAGCTGGTCGTGAATTACGTGTTATTGTTGAAAGCGAAAGGGTATCAGATGCTCAAGCTGAAATTTTAGCAGCTGATATCTCAAATAGGATTCAAACGGAGATGACTTATCCAGGTCAGATTAAAGTGACTGTTATTCGTGAAATTCGTTCTGTTGCATACGCAAAATAA
- a CDS encoding cell division protein ZapA: MGEISIKINIADRVYPLRVDTAEEEIIRHAAKLINEKVKELQDSYTVRDKQDLLSMCVLQYATGMLKAERQVQTQDQGLEQSVHELDQLLSNFFTK; the protein is encoded by the coding sequence ATGGGAGAAATTTCCATCAAAATAAATATCGCTGATAGAGTGTATCCACTTCGTGTAGATACGGCTGAGGAGGAAATAATCCGCCATGCAGCGAAATTGATTAATGAAAAAGTGAAAGAATTACAGGATAGTTATACTGTTCGTGATAAACAGGATTTATTGTCGATGTGTGTCCTACAGTATGCAACAGGGATGTTGAAAGCTGAACGACAGGTACAGACACAAGATCAGGGTTTGGAGCAATCAGTTCATGAACTGGATCAGTTATTATCTAATTTCTTTACAAAATAA
- the pheT gene encoding phenylalanine--tRNA ligase subunit beta, with product MNISYKWLNDHIDIDKKPEELSLILTNVGLEVEVLDVVQSIPGGLEGLVIGEVKSCNQHPNADKLKVTTVDIGQADLLHIVCGAPNVAVGQKVIVATVGSTVHPVSGEPFKINKSKIRGEVSEGMLCGEDEVGLGTSHAGIVELPLDATVGTLVKDFYGVEDDYRFEIGLTPNRADAASHIGVARDIAAYFRKEMKPIDLSSFQEGNGVNTKVTVENPLGSPRYSGINISGVKVAESPDWLKERLNVIGIRPINNIVDVTNFILHDLGQPLHAFDQDKIAGNEVIVRQAKQDEIFITLDGVERKLSSEDLIIADAEKPMCIAGVFGGANSGVSESTTNIFLESAYFNAVTVRKTAKRHHLKTDSSFRYERGTDPNITVNALKKAAILIQDIAGGQISSNIIDIYPAEIKPFAFNVNYNNVRKLIGQDIPNEEIKSIIVALGIGIDQESEESLDVLVPAYRVDVTREVDVIEEVLRIYGYNNVELKRQIKSSLNTSEKPDKEVVLNQLADLLIANGFREILSNSLTKLDYVDDETTAVRLCNPLSSDLDTMRQNMLFSALTAISYNQKRRNSDLKVFEFGKTYAIDGEGYQEKQHLAITISGKMEIEQWNNSKQLVSFYNIKAVVDLILKRLNIGNLQLQDAPTDHYAYGLCYMRGAKALVTFGAVSNASLSKADVEGQVFFADFDWDQILKIIRKNVIKFKEVSKFPSVKRDLSLLIDENVTFKQLETIAHKTERKLLKAVNVFDVYKGDKIPEGKKSYALSFILEDEEKTLMDKQIDAIVQKLILNFEKEVSAEVRG from the coding sequence ATGAATATTTCATATAAGTGGCTTAACGATCATATTGATATAGATAAAAAACCAGAAGAGTTATCTTTAATTTTAACTAACGTAGGATTAGAGGTAGAGGTTTTAGATGTGGTGCAAAGTATTCCAGGTGGATTAGAAGGCTTGGTTATAGGAGAAGTAAAATCTTGTAATCAACACCCGAATGCAGATAAATTGAAAGTGACTACAGTAGACATTGGTCAAGCAGACTTATTGCATATTGTCTGTGGAGCCCCAAATGTTGCAGTAGGACAGAAAGTTATTGTTGCAACTGTTGGTTCTACTGTTCATCCAGTAAGCGGAGAACCTTTTAAAATCAATAAATCAAAGATTCGCGGTGAAGTTTCTGAAGGAATGCTTTGTGGTGAAGATGAAGTCGGCTTAGGTACTTCTCATGCAGGTATCGTAGAACTGCCATTGGACGCAACTGTCGGAACACTTGTTAAAGATTTCTATGGGGTAGAAGATGATTATCGCTTTGAAATTGGATTGACTCCAAATCGTGCTGATGCAGCATCACATATAGGTGTCGCTCGTGACATTGCAGCTTATTTCAGAAAAGAAATGAAGCCTATTGATCTTTCATCGTTCCAAGAGGGCAACGGCGTTAATACGAAAGTTACTGTTGAGAATCCATTGGGTAGCCCGCGTTATTCTGGCATCAATATTTCTGGAGTAAAAGTTGCGGAATCCCCAGATTGGTTGAAGGAACGTCTCAATGTAATAGGTATACGTCCCATTAATAACATTGTTGATGTAACCAACTTTATTTTACATGATTTGGGGCAACCTTTGCATGCTTTCGATCAGGATAAGATTGCAGGGAACGAAGTGATTGTAAGACAGGCGAAGCAAGATGAAATTTTCATCACATTAGATGGCGTTGAGCGCAAACTTTCTAGTGAAGATTTAATAATTGCCGATGCTGAAAAGCCTATGTGCATAGCTGGTGTTTTCGGAGGGGCTAATTCTGGAGTTTCGGAATCAACTACAAATATATTTTTAGAATCTGCATACTTTAACGCGGTTACTGTTCGCAAAACAGCAAAACGTCATCATCTGAAAACAGATTCTTCTTTCAGATATGAAAGGGGTACAGATCCAAATATTACTGTTAATGCACTGAAAAAAGCAGCTATTTTGATTCAAGATATTGCAGGAGGACAAATCAGTTCTAACATTATTGATATTTACCCGGCTGAAATTAAACCTTTCGCATTTAATGTAAATTACAATAATGTACGGAAGTTGATAGGACAAGACATTCCAAATGAAGAAATCAAATCTATTATTGTTGCCCTAGGTATCGGTATTGATCAAGAGTCTGAAGAAAGTTTAGATGTTTTGGTTCCTGCATATCGTGTTGATGTAACCAGAGAAGTTGATGTTATAGAAGAAGTATTGCGCATTTATGGCTATAATAATGTTGAATTAAAAAGACAAATTAAGTCATCATTAAATACTTCTGAAAAACCTGATAAAGAGGTTGTTTTGAATCAATTGGCTGATCTTTTGATTGCAAATGGTTTTAGAGAAATACTTTCAAATTCTTTGACTAAGCTAGATTATGTTGATGATGAGACTACGGCCGTTCGTTTATGCAACCCATTAAGTTCTGATTTGGATACAATGCGTCAAAACATGTTGTTTTCAGCCTTAACTGCAATTTCTTATAATCAAAAGAGAAGAAATTCAGATTTGAAGGTCTTTGAATTTGGTAAGACGTATGCAATAGATGGAGAGGGTTATCAAGAAAAACAACACTTAGCTATTACTATCAGTGGTAAGATGGAAATCGAACAATGGAATAATAGTAAGCAACTTGTCAGTTTCTACAATATTAAAGCTGTCGTTGACCTTATCTTAAAACGGTTGAATATCGGAAATCTTCAGTTGCAAGATGCACCTACAGATCATTATGCATATGGACTCTGTTATATGAGAGGTGCAAAAGCTTTAGTTACTTTTGGTGCGGTATCTAACGCTTCACTCTCGAAAGCGGATGTAGAGGGGCAGGTGTTTTTTGCTGATTTTGACTGGGATCAAATATTGAAAATAATTCGTAAGAATGTCATTAAATTTAAAGAAGTATCTAAATTTCCTTCAGTTAAACGAGATCTTTCGTTATTGATTGATGAAAATGTTACTTTCAAACAATTGGAAACGATAGCACATAAAACTGAACGTAAGCTGTTGAAAGCGGTGAACGTATTTGATGTTTACAAAGGAGACAAGATTCCAGAGGGTAAAAAATCGTATGCTTTGAGCTTTATTCTCGAAGATGAAGAAAAAACTTTAATGGACAAACAAATTGACGCAATAGTTCAAAAATTAATTCTTAACTTTGAGAAAGAAGTAAGCGCAGAGGTGCGTGGTTAA